AATGGCTGAAGGATTTGGTTTTGTCAGTTCTTTCGAATCCAAAATCAGATCCCCAATTTTTCTCTCTTCTTTCACAATTAAAAAAGATTCATCCCTTTGGTTTGTTCTAATTTCAGGGCTTTGTACGATTTCAATGAGTTCGTTTAGACTTTCCTCGATTAGTTCAAGGGAAATGGGGAGGTAATGTGTGATGTACAAAGTGGAACCAAACGAAATTGTATCGAGTGCAAGTATGTATTCGGGTAAGTGGAGTAAGTTTGTATTAAAAGTACCAATTTTACCATTGGAGAGTTTGTATTCTTTCCCCTCTTTTTCTTTTCGTTTGCCAATCCGATCTGGGAATCCTTTGCAAAAATAATAGTCTCTGTGTCTGTTATTTTCCTTTAGCGGATACGCATTTTTCCCTTTAAAAATGCTTAAAATTTGATCATATACGAGTTTCATTTCTTGTGAGAATGAACTCTGCGAAATGGATTTCGGAAATTCCTTTGTTTCCGTACCAGTGGATTCCTTACCCAGAATCGATACAATGTCTGCTATGATTGTTTCGTTTTCTTTTGGCAACCGAGAGATCACACATCCTAATCGAATGGGAAGAGGGTACGATAATGTTTCTTTCCCTAAATCGGTTAGTTGGTTTTTTTTATCCAAACAACCTAATAATTCTAAACGTGCCATAGATAATGCCAGTGAACCTTTGTTTGGTGGATCAAGAAAGGGAAGAGAATTAATCTCTTCACCAAATGATTTGATTTCCAAAACCAAACGGTCTAGATCTCCTTCTAAGATTTCTGGTTTAGTACGATCAAAAAAGTTTGTTTCCTCTTCTTTTGACCAAAGTTTATAAACGAATCCTTTCCCTTCCCGCGATGCACGTCCGGCTCTTTGTTTCGCACTACTAAGACTAATTCGGTCTCGGACCAAGTGTGTGATTCCGGATTCTGGATCAAAAATAGAATGTTTAAAATAACCTGAATCAAATACGACTCGGACACCAGGAATCGTTACAGAGGATTCTGCAATATTTGTGGATAAGATGATTTTCTTTTTGCCTCGAGAGTCTGGTAAAAAGATTTTTTCTTGGTCAGATAAATTCATATCGCCAAACAAAGGAAGAACGATAGAGTTCTGTTTGATTGATTGGTTTAACTCAAGTTGGAATTTTAAATCTAAAATTTCTTTTTTCCCCGATAAAAAAACCAAAATATCACCTGATGTTTGTTCGACTGCCTTAGGTATTAAGTCGACGAATCGTTGTAGAAGATTTTTTTGAGATTCGCCCATATAGAAAATTTCTAATGGATATGTTACAGTTGAAACTTCGATCGGGGGATTTGTAATCCCAAGGTTAACAAAGTTTTGTCCTTCCAAAGTAGCAGACATGATGAGAATTTTTAAATCACTTCGAAAGATTTCTTGGGTTTTTCTAGCCAATGCAAAACAAAGATCTGATTCTAATCTTCTTTCATGGAATTCATCAAAGATAAGCAACCCATAGTCTGAAAGTTCTGGATCAGACAGTAGATATTTTGTTAAAATCCCATCAGTAACAAACTCGATTTTTGTATCCCGATTGATTTTAGAATCAAAACGGACACGGTATCCAACGGTTTCTCCCACTGGTTC
This window of the Leptospira limi genome carries:
- the hrpB gene encoding ATP-dependent helicase HrpB, with amino-acid sequence MNPNSETFPVLSALQKIVDSIQKNPVTILDAPPGSGKTTALPLELLKFNLTAGKKICILEPRRIAAKNAAKRISQTIGEPVGETVGYRVRFDSKINRDTKIEFVTDGILTKYLLSDPELSDYGLLIFDEFHERRLESDLCFALARKTQEIFRSDLKILIMSATLEGQNFVNLGITNPPIEVSTVTYPLEIFYMGESQKNLLQRFVDLIPKAVEQTSGDILVFLSGKKEILDLKFQLELNQSIKQNSIVLPLFGDMNLSDQEKIFLPDSRGKKKIILSTNIAESSVTIPGVRVVFDSGYFKHSIFDPESGITHLVRDRISLSSAKQRAGRASREGKGFVYKLWSKEEETNFFDRTKPEILEGDLDRLVLEIKSFGEEINSLPFLDPPNKGSLALSMARLELLGCLDKKNQLTDLGKETLSYPLPIRLGCVISRLPKENETIIADIVSILGKESTGTETKEFPKSISQSSFSQEMKLVYDQILSIFKGKNAYPLKENNRHRDYYFCKGFPDRIGKRKEKEGKEYKLSNGKIGTFNTNLLHLPEYILALDTISFGSTLYITHYLPISLELIEESLNELIEIVQSPEIRTNQRDESFLIVKEERKIGDLILDSKELTKPNPSAIQNALLEYLSSLDWEYEWKKREELINYFHRVQFLVKNNVLGVNVSLDHLKSTVKDWLFPFLNFETQKFPLTNLPFLEALKSYVGYENQSIIQKEAPTSIQVPSGSMLPIQYHGNEPELHVKLQELFGLKSLPNLANGKVKILVHLLSPARRPVQITKDLESFWNNSYHEVKKELKGRYPKHPWPDKPWEAIPTKHLNHNKRS